The following proteins are encoded in a genomic region of Paenibacillus sp. FSL R7-0273:
- a CDS encoding ABC transporter ATP-binding protein has protein sequence MRETAIDTQLLSKEYGNGRGCRDVTITVGKGEAFGFLGPNGAGKSTFVKMLVGLISPTSGQASIFGHRIGSMEAKACIGYLPELYRYQEWLTGVEVLELHARLCRMDKAAARRRIPELLEEVGLGHRGKDRVKHYSKGMQQRLGLACALINKPQLVFLDEPSSALDPVGRAEVRGILERLKAQGVTIFLNSHLLGDVEALCDRIALLNDGVILRHGTASDLLSKRSTWLFKVGGCSPFLLSWLNEQTGFQLHETAKQEAADSAALPEDNSVVWLEAELDNEEQAGWLNALIIEQGMILYEATRKRERLEGWFMDAVSGLSHRGEKE, from the coding sequence ATGAGGGAAACGGCAATTGACACGCAGTTATTGTCCAAAGAGTACGGGAATGGACGCGGCTGCCGGGATGTAACCATAACTGTGGGAAAAGGGGAAGCCTTCGGCTTCCTCGGTCCCAACGGGGCCGGTAAAAGCACCTTTGTGAAAATGCTGGTAGGCCTCATTTCTCCTACAAGCGGACAAGCGAGTATTTTCGGGCACAGGATCGGGTCCATGGAGGCAAAAGCATGCATCGGCTATTTACCGGAGCTGTACCGGTATCAGGAATGGCTGACAGGCGTAGAGGTGCTGGAGCTGCATGCAAGATTGTGCCGGATGGATAAGGCGGCTGCCAGGCGGAGAATACCCGAGCTGCTGGAGGAGGTCGGGCTTGGACATCGCGGCAAGGACCGCGTCAAGCATTATTCCAAGGGAATGCAGCAGCGGCTTGGCTTGGCCTGTGCGCTGATAAATAAGCCGCAGCTTGTTTTTCTGGATGAGCCTTCGTCAGCACTTGATCCGGTAGGACGGGCAGAGGTGCGCGGCATTCTGGAGCGGCTGAAGGCGCAGGGGGTTACGATTTTTCTCAACTCACATCTTCTAGGAGATGTAGAGGCACTCTGTGACAGGATAGCACTGCTGAATGATGGTGTAATCCTGCGTCATGGTACAGCATCAGATTTGCTCAGTAAGCGAAGCACATGGCTTTTTAAAGTCGGGGGCTGCTCGCCTTTTTTGTTATCCTGGCTGAATGAGCAGACAGGCTTTCAGCTTCATGAAACGGCGAAGCAGGAGGCTGCAGATTCGGCTGCATTACCGGAGGACAACAGTGTTGTCTGGCTGGAAGCAGAGCTGGATAATGAGGAGCAGGCCGGCTGGCTGAATGCGCTGATTATTGAGCAGGGAATGATTTTATATGAAGCAACTCGCAAAAGGGAACGTCTTGAAGGCTGGTTTATGGATGCGGTATCAGGCCTCAGTCACAGGGGGGAGAAGGAATGA
- the nagE gene encoding N-acetylglucosamine-specific PTS transporter subunit IIBC: MLAFLQKLGKSLMLPVATMPAAAILQGFGLINYEKDLPFGSVVGGFLNQYVAPFLNAGAGAIFGNLALIFAIGVAIGFAGDAVAALSALIAYMVLTKVLAIVPLQFSFINDDVVLNMGVLGGIFAGAWAAFLYKKYHNVKMPDWLGFFAGKRFVPIITAASMMVLAVFIGMIWSPVQDVISDFGNWVVSLGALGAFVFGTANRLLIPIGLHHVINTIAWFQIGDFTNAAGEIVHGDLTRFFAGDKTAGMFMTGFFPIMMFALPGAALAFIHTAKPDKRKLVASIFIGSAIASFLTGITEPLEFSFMFVAPVLYVVHAVLTGLAGLLMYVLDVKLGFGFSAGLIDYLVNMKQSTNAWILIPVGLAFFVLYYVLFRFIIVKFNLKTPGREDDIEDDRQVIAAGKGNVSASSRAAKILENIGGPSNIRSIDACITRLRLNVADDKAVKDAALKQLGASGVMRLGQGAVQIVFGPQSEQIKDDIKKLM, translated from the coding sequence ATGTTGGCTTTTCTACAAAAGTTAGGCAAGTCTTTGATGCTTCCGGTTGCTACCATGCCGGCGGCTGCGATTCTGCAGGGGTTCGGGCTGATAAATTATGAAAAGGATCTGCCGTTTGGCAGTGTGGTCGGAGGGTTTCTGAACCAGTATGTAGCCCCCTTCCTGAACGCCGGTGCGGGTGCAATCTTCGGGAATCTGGCGCTCATCTTTGCAATCGGGGTTGCAATCGGCTTTGCCGGTGATGCTGTAGCTGCACTATCGGCATTGATTGCCTATATGGTCCTTACCAAGGTGCTGGCTATTGTCCCTCTGCAGTTCTCCTTCATTAATGATGATGTCGTATTGAACATGGGCGTGCTGGGCGGGATTTTTGCCGGTGCCTGGGCAGCGTTCCTGTATAAGAAATACCATAATGTCAAAATGCCTGACTGGCTCGGCTTCTTCGCAGGCAAGCGGTTTGTACCGATTATTACTGCGGCTTCCATGATGGTGCTTGCTGTGTTCATCGGAATGATCTGGAGTCCGGTCCAGGATGTCATCAGTGATTTCGGTAACTGGGTAGTCAGCCTCGGAGCACTTGGTGCTTTTGTCTTCGGTACTGCAAACCGGCTGCTGATTCCTATCGGATTGCATCATGTCATTAACACAATTGCCTGGTTCCAGATCGGTGACTTTACCAATGCAGCCGGTGAAATCGTACACGGTGACCTTACCCGCTTCTTTGCCGGAGATAAAACAGCCGGAATGTTTATGACAGGCTTTTTCCCGATTATGATGTTCGCCCTTCCGGGTGCGGCTTTAGCCTTCATTCATACAGCCAAGCCGGATAAGCGTAAATTGGTTGCTTCCATCTTTATCGGTTCGGCAATCGCATCCTTCCTTACAGGGATTACCGAGCCGCTTGAATTCTCGTTCATGTTCGTTGCACCAGTGCTGTATGTTGTGCATGCTGTATTGACCGGTCTTGCCGGACTTCTGATGTATGTGCTCGATGTGAAGCTCGGTTTCGGCTTCTCCGCCGGTCTGATCGATTATCTGGTCAATATGAAGCAGTCCACCAATGCCTGGATTCTGATTCCTGTAGGGCTTGCCTTCTTTGTACTCTATTATGTGTTATTCCGCTTCATTATCGTGAAGTTCAACCTTAAGACACCGGGGCGCGAAGATGATATAGAAGATGATCGACAGGTCATTGCAGCTGGAAAAGGCAATGTATCCGCATCGTCCAGAGCCGCGAAAATTCTGGAGAACATCGGCGGGCCGTCCAACATCCGTTCAATTGATGCCTGTATCACCCGGCTGCGGCTGAATGTGGCTGATGACAAGGCAGTTAAGGATGCCGCACTTAAGCAGCTTGGGGCTTCCGGAGTTATGCGGCTCGGGCAGGGTGCAGTACAAATTGTCTTCGGTCCGCAATCCGAGCAGATTAAGGATGATATTAAAAAGCTGATGTAA
- a CDS encoding PTS sugar transporter subunit IIA, whose amino-acid sequence MFSRWKSKKEEQRTVQFIEINAPLSGQAVDLGQVPDDTFAGGHMGTGIAIEPAEGKLFAPFDGKIAHIVKSGHALIIEHASGLQLLLHIGIDTVSLKGSGFQSHTAAGDNVKAGQLLIEFDLEAIRAAGLATISPVIVTSMAETPPAVECLYGQVTAGKDLILKVAVQ is encoded by the coding sequence ATGTTCTCCAGATGGAAATCCAAAAAAGAAGAGCAGCGTACTGTGCAGTTCATAGAAATTAACGCCCCGTTAAGCGGGCAGGCAGTTGACCTGGGTCAGGTGCCGGATGATACCTTTGCAGGCGGACATATGGGCACCGGGATTGCGATTGAGCCTGCAGAAGGCAAGCTGTTTGCACCTTTTGACGGAAAGATTGCCCATATCGTGAAATCCGGCCATGCACTGATTATTGAACACGCTTCCGGGCTGCAGTTGCTGCTACATATCGGCATTGATACAGTCAGCCTGAAGGGCAGCGGCTTTCAGAGCCATACTGCTGCGGGCGACAATGTAAAAGCCGGACAATTGTTAATCGAGTTTGATCTTGAAGCGATACGTGCAGCCGGACTTGCAACGATTTCTCCGGTGATTGTGACCAGCATGGCGGAGACACCGCCGGCAGTAGAGTGCCTGTACGGTCAGGTTACAGCAGGGAAAGACCTGATCCTGAAAGTAGCAGTACAGTAA
- a CDS encoding sigma-70 family RNA polymerase sigma factor produces the protein MDIPESTDKFKQVFYEHYPAVRRKLAALVRDDTAADDLAQEVFLKLYRNPPDDPQALGAWLHRVLTRTGYDYLNKKARERLLQARQEIFYDTETAPPSGEEAVLSKLEQEDVRQWLDELPDRDRQALLLRYSGYSYAEIAGKLGVRPPVVGTLLSRATQKLKQQAADALPQTE, from the coding sequence ATGGATATTCCGGAATCAACAGATAAGTTTAAACAAGTGTTCTATGAGCATTATCCGGCAGTACGGCGTAAGCTGGCTGCTCTGGTCCGTGATGATACCGCAGCAGATGATCTGGCGCAGGAGGTTTTTCTTAAGCTGTACCGTAACCCGCCGGATGATCCGCAGGCGCTTGGTGCATGGCTGCATAGGGTGCTTACCCGGACCGGCTACGATTATCTGAACAAAAAAGCAAGAGAGAGGCTGCTGCAGGCCCGGCAGGAGATTTTCTATGATACAGAAACCGCGCCGCCGTCAGGCGAGGAAGCGGTGCTCAGCAAGCTGGAGCAGGAGGATGTCCGCCAGTGGCTTGACGAGCTGCCGGACCGGGACCGCCAGGCACTACTGCTACGCTACTCAGGCTACAGCTATGCGGAAATTGCCGGGAAGCTGGGAGTGAGGCCGCCGGTCGTCGGTACTCTTTTGAGCCGGGCCACCCAAAAGCTGAAGCAGCAGGCGGCAGACGCACTGCCCCAGACGGAATAA
- a CDS encoding PRD domain-containing protein, protein MSREIEQFQVLRVIGNNVVMVQGSKNGKEYVIIGKGIGFAVKDTGVIDAGDQRIEKLFRLEDREEWSQYQILLEDIDPKVMKITDEIIGDITNQFPGKLNDKIYLALPSHIQFTIYRLRSGMDIINPFLQETKMTFPKEFEIAFRAADKISAEFNVQIPEDEVGFLTYHVYSAVSNVPVGQLVKVSNMVNELLEQIRTEQKITFEHGSMNHVRLMIHLRFSLERILQGSLIDNPFVKHIKKEYKAEYKLAQKLGKVIQNRLEVQVPEEELCFLAMHLHRLFQTIDKNK, encoded by the coding sequence TTGTCGCGGGAAATCGAACAGTTTCAAGTGCTGCGGGTGATCGGAAACAATGTTGTGATGGTTCAGGGAAGCAAAAACGGCAAGGAGTATGTCATTATCGGCAAAGGCATCGGCTTTGCTGTGAAGGACACCGGAGTAATTGATGCGGGTGATCAACGGATTGAAAAGCTGTTCCGCCTGGAAGACAGGGAGGAATGGAGCCAGTATCAGATTTTACTTGAAGATATCGATCCAAAAGTAATGAAGATTACGGATGAGATCATCGGAGATATCACCAATCAGTTTCCCGGCAAGTTAAACGACAAAATCTATTTGGCGCTCCCGAGCCACATCCAATTTACCATCTACCGTCTGCGCAGCGGTATGGATATCATCAATCCCTTTTTGCAGGAAACTAAAATGACGTTCCCCAAGGAATTTGAGATCGCTTTCAGGGCAGCGGATAAAATCAGTGCCGAATTCAATGTACAGATTCCGGAGGATGAAGTCGGCTTTCTGACTTATCATGTCTACTCAGCGGTAAGTAATGTACCGGTCGGACAGCTGGTGAAGGTATCGAATATGGTCAATGAGCTGCTGGAGCAGATCCGGACGGAGCAGAAAATCACCTTTGAGCACGGCAGCATGAATCATGTGCGGCTGATGATCCACCTTCGGTTCTCACTGGAACGTATTCTGCAGGGCTCACTAATTGACAATCCCTTTGTAAAGCATATCAAGAAGGAATACAAAGCGGAATACAAGCTGGCTCAGAAGCTGGGCAAGGTAATCCAGAACAGGCTGGAGGTTCAGGTTCCGGAAGAGGAGCTGTGCTTCCTGGCAATGCATTTGCACCGGCTGTTTCAGACCATAGACAAAAACAAATAG
- a CDS encoding winged helix-turn-helix transcriptional regulator, which produces MNDFEMCPRFEKAVDVLSKRWVALIVFVLMQGPRRFGEIEGCLSNLSGKVLSDRLKEMENEGIIQRTVYPEMPVRIEYSLTAKGTALAPILGEISSWSSEWIELGVKQ; this is translated from the coding sequence ATGAATGACTTTGAGATGTGTCCCCGCTTTGAAAAAGCAGTAGATGTGCTCAGCAAACGCTGGGTTGCACTGATTGTATTTGTACTGATGCAGGGCCCCCGGCGGTTTGGTGAAATCGAAGGCTGCCTGTCGAATCTCAGCGGCAAGGTATTATCCGACCGGCTAAAGGAAATGGAGAACGAAGGCATTATTCAGCGGACTGTATATCCTGAAATGCCGGTGCGTATTGAGTATTCCCTGACCGCCAAAGGCACTGCCCTCGCTCCTATTCTGGGTGAGATCAGCAGCTGGTCCTCCGAATGGATTGAGCTTGGAGTGAAGCAGTGA
- a CDS encoding ABC transporter permease, with translation MRIIAGMTWKELLRKKVMLLTLLMTVVFLLAFWFVAQTIGKNDVLAGNGVNSFSTMIARFTNGAFILMLGFFFGSFVIAFLAIFSSFAAVSGEAEQGIMQAMLPRPLPRWKWYVGRWLGYVSLGVIYAGMLFIAILLITRFHAAIPQDPEALIAAFLLFVSVVPLLVSLTMLGSGIFSALGNGVFMTMLYGAGWLGGMLNKLSGSLRLEPDGLAMLNNLTGLISMAMPADSLQRRMTTELLSIKELSGMVDLTSGGFSMLSGGTGPSDTFIIYTVGYTLAALIAGLLRFQRRDL, from the coding sequence ATGAGGATCATTGCCGGCATGACCTGGAAGGAATTGCTCCGTAAAAAAGTAATGCTGCTAACCCTGCTCATGACTGTCGTATTCCTGTTGGCTTTCTGGTTTGTGGCACAGACGATAGGTAAAAACGATGTTTTGGCCGGGAACGGAGTGAACAGCTTCAGCACCATGATTGCCCGGTTTACAAACGGGGCTTTTATCCTGATGCTCGGCTTTTTCTTCGGTTCCTTTGTCATTGCTTTTCTGGCTATATTCAGTTCCTTTGCAGCTGTATCCGGAGAGGCGGAGCAAGGAATTATGCAGGCGATGCTGCCACGTCCGCTGCCGCGCTGGAAATGGTACGTTGGCCGCTGGCTTGGATATGTATCGCTTGGGGTTATCTATGCAGGTATGCTGTTCATTGCAATCCTGCTGATTACACGGTTCCATGCGGCAATTCCGCAGGACCCTGAGGCGCTGATCGCAGCCTTTCTGCTGTTTGTGTCTGTCGTTCCGTTATTGGTCAGCCTTACAATGCTGGGTTCAGGCATTTTTTCTGCACTTGGCAATGGTGTCTTCATGACGATGCTTTATGGTGCAGGCTGGCTAGGGGGCATGCTGAATAAGCTCAGCGGGTCCCTAAGGCTTGAGCCTGACGGATTGGCCATGCTTAATAATTTGACCGGGCTCATCTCTATGGCTATGCCTGCAGACAGCTTACAGCGCAGAATGACAACAGAACTGCTTAGCATCAAGGAACTCAGCGGTATGGTAGATTTAACAAGCGGCGGCTTTAGTATGCTTAGCGGGGGGACGGGTCCGTCGGATACCTTCATTATCTATACCGTCGGATACACCCTTGCCGCACTGATCGCCGGACTTTTGCGCTTTCAGCGGAGGGATTTATAA